From Mycobacterium lacus, one genomic window encodes:
- a CDS encoding alpha/beta fold hydrolase, whose translation MAADLHVHRYGPSGPVQVLAIHGVTEHGQTWQQLAGHLPEITIAAPDLLGHGNSSWAAPWTIDANVSALAALVDDHADGPVMVVGHSFGGAVALQLAAARPDQVAALVLLDPAVGLDGTRVREVVDAMVAFPDYLDPAEARAEKADGAWADVDPSVLDAELDHHLIALPNGRYSWRISLPAMVCYWSELARDIVLPPPGTATTLVRAVRASPAYVSDELVTALHQRLGVAFELLDFECGHMVPQAKPTEVAALIRDRLETPQPWLR comes from the coding sequence GTGGCCGCTGATCTTCATGTGCATCGCTACGGTCCGTCCGGCCCCGTGCAGGTTTTGGCGATCCACGGGGTGACCGAGCACGGGCAGACCTGGCAACAGCTGGCCGGCCACCTGCCCGAAATCACCATCGCCGCACCCGATCTGCTGGGCCATGGCAATTCCTCGTGGGCCGCGCCATGGACCATCGACGCCAACGTTTCGGCACTGGCCGCACTGGTCGACGATCACGCCGACGGTCCGGTAATGGTGGTTGGGCACTCATTCGGCGGCGCTGTCGCGCTGCAACTGGCCGCGGCTCGTCCGGACCAGGTGGCGGCGCTGGTGCTGCTTGATCCGGCGGTCGGTTTGGACGGTACGCGGGTGCGCGAGGTCGTCGATGCGATGGTGGCCTTCCCCGACTACCTCGACCCGGCCGAGGCCCGGGCGGAAAAGGCAGACGGCGCCTGGGCGGATGTCGACCCTTCCGTGCTCGACGCCGAACTCGATCACCACCTCATCGCATTGCCGAATGGGCGATACAGCTGGCGGATCAGCCTGCCAGCGATGGTGTGCTACTGGAGCGAATTGGCCCGTGACATCGTGCTGCCGCCGCCCGGAACGGCTACCACTCTGGTACGAGCGGTGCGCGCCTCGCCCGCGTACGTCAGCGACGAGCTCGTCACGGCGCTTCACCAACGATTAGGAGTCGCATTCGAGCTGCTGGATTTCGAATGCGGGCACATGGTGCCCCAGGCCAAACCCACCGAGGTCGCCGCCTTGATTCGGGACCGGCTGGAAACGCCCCAACCGTGGCTCCGGTAA
- a CDS encoding RNA-guided endonuclease InsQ/TnpB family protein, translating to MRYRYRIEPTPAQAWMLARVFGCVRVVFNDALRVRDQAYQAGVKLSDSEIQRRVVTLAKKTTERGWLAEVPSLALVQSVNDSRRAWRHFFDSATGKRRGRRLGRPRMKSKKDHRQSFRLTRNGFSVRANGRLFVTKVGEVRVRWSRELPSEPSSVTIIREPDGHYYASFVADVATTPLPVVDQEAGVDVGICRLATVATSDQTRTDIENPKLLGRKLRKLRRLEREKFRRQKGSANRDKTRRKLALAHGKVARARREDHHKQALALVRDNQVIYVEDLNIVGMVKNRRLARAISDAGWGQFVRIIGEKAQRYGRTLHSVSRWLASSKTCSECGHRLDALALQVRQWMCPACRTVHDRDYNAAKVILAAGRAERINASHERGRDRAGGPCGVLVSPSTTRKARGDEAGSTPTAA from the coding sequence ATGCGCTACCGATACCGCATCGAACCGACACCGGCCCAGGCGTGGATGCTGGCGCGGGTGTTCGGGTGTGTTCGGGTGGTGTTCAACGACGCGCTGCGAGTCCGCGACCAGGCGTACCAGGCTGGGGTCAAGCTGTCCGACAGCGAGATTCAACGGCGCGTCGTCACCTTAGCCAAGAAGACCACCGAACGGGGCTGGCTGGCCGAAGTGCCCAGCCTGGCGCTGGTGCAGTCAGTCAACGACTCACGCCGGGCCTGGCGCCATTTCTTCGACTCGGCCACGGGCAAACGGCGTGGCCGGCGGTTGGGCCGGCCACGCATGAAGTCGAAGAAGGATCATCGGCAGTCGTTTCGGCTCACCCGCAATGGATTCAGCGTCCGTGCGAACGGCCGGTTGTTTGTGACGAAGGTCGGCGAGGTGCGGGTGCGCTGGTCGCGCGAACTGCCCAGCGAACCGTCCTCGGTCACGATCATCCGCGAACCCGACGGTCACTACTACGCGAGCTTCGTTGCCGACGTTGCCACTACCCCGCTGCCGGTGGTGGATCAAGAAGCCGGCGTGGATGTGGGCATCTGCCGGTTGGCGACAGTCGCTACCAGCGACCAAACCCGCACGGATATCGAGAACCCAAAGCTCTTGGGCCGCAAGTTACGCAAACTGCGGCGGTTGGAGCGGGAGAAGTTCCGCCGGCAGAAAGGATCGGCCAACAGGGACAAGACGCGGCGCAAGCTCGCCCTCGCGCACGGCAAGGTGGCCCGGGCGCGGCGGGAGGATCACCACAAGCAGGCTTTGGCGTTGGTTCGCGACAACCAAGTGATCTACGTCGAAGACCTCAACATTGTGGGCATGGTCAAAAACCGTCGGCTCGCGCGGGCCATCAGCGATGCGGGTTGGGGCCAGTTCGTGAGGATCATCGGCGAAAAAGCCCAACGATACGGGCGCACACTGCATTCGGTGTCTCGTTGGCTGGCGTCCAGCAAGACCTGCTCGGAGTGTGGGCATCGGCTCGACGCGCTGGCTCTACAGGTGCGCCAGTGGATGTGTCCGGCTTGCCGGACGGTCCACGACCGCGACTACAACGCCGCCAAAGTCATTCTCGCCGCCGGGCGGGCGGAGAGAATAAACGCCTCCCACGAACGTGGGCGGGATCGCGCCGGCGGACCCTGTGGAGTCCTGGTAAGTCCTTCCACAACTCGGAAGGCGCGGGGCGATGAAGCAGGAAGCACCCCAACAGCGGCGTAG
- a CDS encoding transposase yields MQALHPPEVEFNGEADHVRLLVAYPPTLAISTLVAAAQGSHG; encoded by the coding sequence ATGCAGGCTCTTCACCCGCCAGAGGTGGAGTTCAACGGCGAAGCCGACCACGTGCGCCTGCTCGTCGCGTATCCGCCGACCTTGGCGATATCGACGCTGGTTGCAGCGGCTCAAGGGTCGCACGGCTAA
- a CDS encoding potassium channel family protein: protein MRKGRLRQRSGLDETLTAKPGHLLVGVLRIPEDHAGPARVITRRVAIALVVLFGAAAIVYLDRTGYRDVRGEPLTFLDCLYYATVSLSATDYGDITPNSEAARLVNIVIMTPLRIAFLVVLVGTTLAVLSERSRQAWKIQRWRNKVRNHTVVIGYGTKGKTAVDAILGDQAAPGDIVVVDTDRGALDHAATAGLVTVHGDATKSDVLRLAGAQHAASIIVATNRDDTAALVTLTAREIAPKAKIVASIREAENQHLLRQSGADSVVVSSETAGRLLGLATSMPSVVEMIEDLLTPAEGLAIAEREVEQTEIGGSPRHLRDIVLGVVRDGQLLRIGAPEVDAIEASDRLLYIRNAGP, encoded by the coding sequence GTGCGCAAGGGTAGGTTGCGGCAACGGAGCGGGCTGGATGAGACGCTGACCGCTAAACCCGGTCACCTGCTAGTCGGCGTCCTGCGCATTCCCGAAGATCACGCCGGCCCCGCCCGAGTCATCACGCGCCGGGTGGCCATCGCCTTGGTGGTGTTGTTCGGTGCCGCCGCCATCGTCTACTTGGACCGCACCGGTTACCGCGACGTGCGGGGCGAGCCGCTGACCTTCCTGGACTGTCTGTACTACGCGACGGTGTCACTGTCGGCCACCGATTACGGCGACATCACCCCGAACTCCGAAGCCGCGCGCTTGGTCAACATCGTGATCATGACGCCGCTGCGGATCGCGTTCCTGGTCGTGTTGGTGGGTACGACTCTGGCGGTCCTCTCCGAGCGCTCTCGACAGGCATGGAAGATCCAGCGTTGGAGGAACAAAGTGCGCAATCACACCGTCGTGATCGGCTATGGCACCAAGGGCAAAACCGCCGTCGACGCGATACTCGGTGACCAGGCCGCCCCGGGTGACATTGTTGTCGTCGACACCGATCGCGGCGCCCTTGATCACGCCGCGACCGCCGGCCTGGTCACCGTGCACGGTGACGCCACAAAGTCCGACGTACTGCGGCTGGCCGGGGCCCAGCACGCGGCCTCGATCATCGTCGCCACCAACCGCGACGACACCGCCGCGCTGGTCACTTTGACGGCACGGGAGATTGCTCCCAAGGCCAAGATCGTGGCATCCATCCGGGAGGCCGAGAACCAGCACCTGTTGCGGCAATCGGGCGCGGACTCGGTCGTTGTCTCCTCGGAGACGGCGGGCCGGTTGCTCGGCCTCGCCACCAGCATGCCCAGCGTCGTGGAGATGATCGAGGATCTGCTGACTCCGGCCGAAGGCCTGGCCATCGCCGAGCGTGAGGTGGAGCAGACCGAGATCGGCGGGTCGCCGCGGCATCTGCGCGACATCGTGCTCGGTGTGGTGCGCGACGGCCAGCTGCTGCGCATCGGCGCACCCGAGGTCGACGCCATCGAGGCTAGTGACCGGCTGCTCTACATCCGAAACGCGGGGCCCTAG
- a CDS encoding ATP-dependent helicase: MTAVSARYSPAELARALGVFPPTEEQAAVIAAPPGPLVVIAGAGAGKTETMAARVVWLIANGYAEPGQVLGLTFTRKAAGQLLRRVRTRLARLAGMGAGGSPAAPELAGTPVVSTYHAFAGSLLRDYGLLLSLEPDTRLLSETELWQLAFDVVNGYGGELRTGKTPAGVTAMVLRLWGQLAEHLVDTRQLRDTHVGLERLVHTLPAGPYQRDRGPSQWLLRMLATQHERAELVPLLDALRDRMRAAKVMDFGLQMASAARLVATFPQVGQDLRDRYRVVLLDEYQDTGHAQRVALSALFGGGRDDGLALTAVGDPIQSIYGWRGASATNLPRFTTDFPRSDGSPAPVLELRTSWRNPPRALRVANAISADARRRSVAVRALRSRPDAPPGTVRCALLPDVQAEREWIADHLHGHYRRAQAAGVSPPTAAVLVRRNADAAPIADALRARGIPVEVVGLAGLLSVPEVADVVAMLRLVADPTAGAAAMRVLTGARWRLGGRDLAALWRRALAISGGSASSASPSPEAVAMAAGGDADTACLADAISDPGPAGGYSTAGYQRICALASELDALRGHLGHTLPELVAEVRRVLGVDCEVRAAVTPGATLGAWAGAEHLDAFADVVAGYAERASATAGCASVAGLLTYLDATEVVENGLPPAESAVARDRVQVLTVHAAKGLEWQVVAVAHLSGGTFSSTASGSTWLTDAAELPPLLRGDRAAAGALGIPVLDIGAVVNRKQLSDKIFEHRSQLDQRRIDEERRLLYVGITRAEDTLLVSGHHWGSTGIKPRGPSEFLCEIKDVIDRSAAAGDPCGVVEHWAPAPADGERNPLRDNVFEAVWPADPLAARRGDVERGAALVTAAMSAEMTGIEGRATDTDADVDALLAERARATIPPVRTLPGQLSVSGLVDLARDPVGAAQRLIHRLPTRPDPHALLGDAFHAWVQRFYGAELLFDLGDLPGAADSDVGDTVELAALQTAFAGSRWAARTPVAVEVPFEMPIGDTVVRGRIDAVFDDPDGGVTIVDWKTGEPPHGPEAMRQAAIQLAVYRMAWAALNGCPESSVRTAFYYVRSGVTVIPDVGVAPACGGLPDFTELAGLLVDAGRRADV, translated from the coding sequence GTGACCGCTGTGTCGGCGCGCTACAGCCCCGCTGAATTAGCCCGCGCGCTAGGGGTTTTCCCGCCCACGGAGGAGCAGGCCGCGGTCATTGCCGCGCCGCCTGGACCGCTGGTCGTCATCGCGGGGGCCGGAGCAGGAAAAACCGAGACCATGGCCGCACGGGTGGTGTGGCTCATCGCCAACGGCTACGCCGAACCGGGCCAGGTGCTGGGTTTGACGTTCACGCGTAAGGCCGCCGGCCAGTTGCTGCGCCGCGTCCGCACGCGGCTGGCGCGGTTGGCCGGGATGGGTGCGGGCGGCAGTCCGGCGGCCCCGGAACTCGCGGGCACACCGGTGGTCAGCACCTACCACGCCTTCGCCGGCTCGTTACTACGTGACTACGGCCTGCTGCTATCGCTTGAGCCCGACACCCGGTTGCTCAGCGAGACCGAGCTATGGCAGCTGGCGTTCGACGTGGTCAACGGGTACGGCGGCGAGCTGCGGACCGGCAAGACCCCGGCCGGGGTCACCGCGATGGTGCTGCGGCTGTGGGGTCAGCTCGCTGAGCACCTGGTGGACACCCGGCAGCTCCGCGATACCCACGTAGGGCTGGAAAGGCTGGTTCACACGCTGCCGGCGGGTCCCTACCAGCGTGACCGTGGCCCCAGCCAGTGGTTGCTGCGGATGCTGGCCACCCAGCACGAGCGCGCCGAGCTGGTTCCGCTGCTCGACGCGTTGCGCGACCGGATGCGCGCCGCGAAGGTGATGGACTTCGGCCTGCAGATGGCTTCCGCCGCGCGGCTGGTGGCGACGTTCCCGCAGGTCGGTCAGGATCTGCGTGATCGCTACCGGGTGGTGCTACTCGACGAATATCAGGACACCGGGCACGCCCAACGCGTCGCATTGTCGGCACTGTTCGGCGGTGGCCGTGACGATGGGTTGGCGCTGACGGCCGTCGGTGACCCGATTCAGTCGATCTACGGTTGGCGGGGCGCGTCGGCGACGAACCTGCCGCGGTTCACCACCGACTTCCCCCGATCCGACGGCAGCCCCGCGCCGGTCCTGGAGCTGCGGACCAGCTGGCGCAACCCGCCGCGAGCGCTGCGTGTGGCCAACGCGATATCGGCCGATGCCCGGCGGCGATCCGTCGCGGTGCGCGCGCTGCGGTCGCGGCCGGATGCCCCGCCCGGAACCGTCCGCTGCGCGCTGTTGCCCGATGTGCAGGCCGAACGCGAGTGGATCGCCGACCACCTGCACGGGCACTACCGGCGAGCCCAGGCCGCTGGCGTCAGCCCACCGACCGCCGCGGTGCTGGTGCGACGCAACGCCGACGCTGCGCCGATCGCCGATGCGTTGCGGGCCCGGGGGATCCCGGTCGAGGTGGTCGGGCTGGCCGGTCTGCTCTCCGTTCCCGAGGTCGCCGATGTGGTCGCCATGTTGCGGCTGGTCGCCGACCCGACGGCCGGAGCGGCGGCCATGCGCGTGCTAACCGGTGCACGATGGCGGCTTGGCGGCCGCGACCTCGCCGCACTGTGGCGTCGCGCGCTGGCGATCAGTGGCGGATCGGCGTCGAGTGCGTCGCCCTCGCCCGAGGCGGTGGCGATGGCGGCCGGTGGGGACGCCGACACCGCGTGCCTGGCCGACGCCATCAGCGACCCGGGTCCGGCCGGCGGGTATTCGACTGCGGGATATCAGCGCATCTGCGCGCTGGCCAGCGAACTGGATGCCCTGCGGGGCCACCTCGGACATACCCTGCCCGAACTGGTCGCCGAGGTGCGCCGGGTGCTGGGGGTCGATTGCGAAGTCCGCGCCGCGGTGACCCCGGGGGCGACCCTGGGGGCTTGGGCCGGCGCCGAGCACCTCGATGCGTTTGCCGACGTGGTCGCCGGCTACGCCGAGCGAGCATCCGCTACGGCCGGGTGCGCATCGGTAGCTGGCCTGCTGACCTACCTCGACGCCACCGAGGTAGTCGAGAATGGTCTGCCGCCCGCGGAGTCGGCCGTCGCCCGGGACCGGGTCCAGGTGCTCACCGTGCACGCCGCCAAGGGACTGGAGTGGCAGGTGGTGGCCGTGGCGCACCTATCGGGTGGAACATTCTCGTCGACCGCGTCCGGGAGCACCTGGCTTACCGACGCTGCCGAGTTGCCGCCGCTGCTGCGTGGTGACCGTGCCGCGGCGGGCGCACTTGGTATCCCGGTACTGGACATCGGCGCCGTCGTCAATCGAAAACAGCTGTCGGACAAGATCTTCGAACATCGCAGTCAGCTCGATCAACGACGCATCGACGAGGAGCGCCGATTGCTTTATGTGGGCATCACCCGGGCTGAAGACACCCTGCTGGTATCCGGCCATCACTGGGGCTCCACCGGGATCAAACCGCGTGGTCCGTCGGAATTCCTGTGCGAAATCAAGGACGTCATCGACCGCTCGGCAGCGGCGGGTGATCCGTGCGGCGTCGTGGAACACTGGGCGCCGGCGCCGGCCGACGGAGAACGAAACCCATTGCGCGACAACGTTTTCGAAGCAGTTTGGCCCGCTGATCCGCTTGCTGCGCGCCGCGGCGACGTGGAACGTGGCGCCGCGCTAGTGACCGCGGCGATGTCGGCTGAGATGACCGGCATCGAGGGACGGGCCACCGATACCGACGCCGACGTCGACGCGCTGTTGGCCGAGCGGGCGCGTGCGACGATTCCGCCTGTGCGCACTCTGCCGGGCCAGTTGTCGGTCAGCGGTCTGGTGGATCTGGCGCGCGACCCCGTCGGGGCTGCGCAGCGGCTGATACATCGCCTGCCGACGCGTCCGGATCCGCATGCATTGCTGGGCGATGCTTTTCACGCCTGGGTACAACGGTTCTACGGCGCCGAGTTGTTGTTCGATCTGGGCGATCTGCCGGGCGCCGCGGACTCCGATGTGGGTGACACCGTCGAGTTGGCCGCGTTGCAAACGGCCTTCGCCGGTTCGCGCTGGGCGGCCCGTACCCCGGTCGCCGTCGAGGTGCCTTTCGAGATGCCGATCGGTGACACCGTGGTGCGCGGCCGCATCGACGCGGTATTCGATGACCCCGACGGCGGCGTCACCATAGTGGATTGGAAGACCGGCGAGCCGCCGCATGGGCCGGAAGCCATGCGGCAGGCCGCCATCCAGCTTGCGGTCTACCGGATGGCGTGGGCCGCTTTGAACGGATGCCCGGAGTCATCGGTGCGGACGGCCTTCTACTACGTGCGCAGCGGCGTCACCGTCATCCCCGATGTGGGGGTAGCGCCCGCTTGCGGGGGATTGCCCGACTTCACCGAGTTGGCCGGGCTACTTGTGGACGCCGGCCGCCGAGCCGACGTCTGA
- a CDS encoding TIGR02569 family protein, translating into MSVEPPPEHVLAAFGLTGVKPIALGGSWDGGWRCGEVVVSTVADHARAAWSARVRETLFVDGVRLARPVRSTDGRYVVSGWRADTFVAGTPEPRHDEVVSAAVRLHEATGKLERPRFLTQGPSAPWQDVDVFIAADRAAWEERPLQSIPPGARTAPPAADAERSTDLINQLAALRRPTKSPNQVVHGDLYGTVLFVGTAAPGITDITPYWRPASWAAGVVVVDALSWGEADDGLIERWNALPEWPQMLLRALMFRLAVHALHPRSTAEAFPGLARTAALVRLVL; encoded by the coding sequence GTGAGTGTCGAGCCACCGCCTGAGCACGTTTTGGCGGCGTTTGGTTTGACCGGTGTGAAGCCCATTGCTTTGGGTGGCAGCTGGGATGGCGGCTGGCGATGCGGGGAAGTCGTGGTGTCGACGGTGGCCGACCACGCCCGCGCGGCCTGGTCGGCCCGGGTGCGGGAGACGCTGTTCGTCGACGGCGTGCGCCTGGCCCGACCGGTCCGCTCGACCGATGGGCGCTACGTGGTTTCCGGCTGGCGGGCAGACACATTCGTCGCGGGCACGCCGGAGCCCAGGCACGATGAAGTCGTCTCTGCAGCGGTGCGGCTGCACGAAGCCACCGGCAAACTGGAACGCCCCCGATTCCTGACTCAGGGGCCCAGCGCGCCCTGGCAGGACGTCGACGTCTTCATCGCCGCCGACCGTGCCGCGTGGGAAGAACGGCCGTTGCAGTCGATCCCGCCGGGCGCGCGGACGGCGCCTCCTGCAGCGGACGCCGAGCGTTCGACGGATCTGATCAATCAGCTTGCCGCGCTGCGACGGCCGACCAAGAGCCCGAACCAGGTAGTGCACGGAGATCTTTACGGGACAGTGCTTTTCGTGGGCACCGCCGCGCCCGGGATCACCGACATCACGCCCTACTGGCGGCCCGCATCCTGGGCCGCGGGCGTGGTCGTTGTCGACGCGCTGTCATGGGGGGAGGCCGACGATGGACTGATCGAGCGATGGAATGCGTTGCCAGAGTGGCCGCAAATGTTGTTGCGCGCGTTGATGTTTCGCCTGGCCGTACATGCACTTCACCCGCGGTCCACCGCGGAGGCGTTTCCGGGTCTGGCCCGCACCGCGGCCCTGGTTCGGCTGGTGCTCTAA
- a CDS encoding ATP-dependent helicase, which yields MSFTWGAEAQAVLAPGRRGLVRVLGGPGTGKSSLLVDAAVTHIAAGVDPGSVLLLTGSGRIGMRARSTLTTALLGSRGASRAAVREPLVRTVHSYAYAVLRRAAERAGDAPPRLVTSAEQDAIIRELLAGDLEDGPAATTTWPAHLRPALSTAGFATELRNLLARCSERGVDPHELERLGRRRGRPEWTAAGQFARQYEQVMLLRAAVGMAAPQATTPALGAAELVGAALEAFAVDPELLAAERARIRLLLIDDAQQLDPQAARLVRVLAAGSGLALVAGDPNQAVFGFRGGELAGLLADDTPAVTLTVSRRCAPAVARAVSGIARRLPGSSDGRQIEGTGAEEGCVTVRLAASAHAEAAMIADALRRAHLIDGVPWSRMAVIVRSVPRAATRLPRALAAAGVPVAVPPTSGPLSDEPAAQALLTVLAATANGLGAEQALALLTGPIGRVDPIALRRLRRSLQRARTDCVPGKFGELLADALTGDAPLSGAQFRPVRRVRAVLDAAARCHRDGMDPRFTLWAAWHRSGLQRRWLAACERGGPASARAVRDLEAVTALFDITDRYVSRTSGASLRGLIEHVATLQLPRVSPEPVCAAEQVPVLSAHAALGHEWEVVVIAGLQDGLWPNTVPRGGVLRTQRLLDELDGITGEASLRAPLVAEERRLLVAAMGRARRRLLVTAIDSDAGSNVEAALPSAFFYEVAQWASGEGDSVAAQPISAPRVLSAAEVVGRLRGVVCAPDGAVDDAARRGAATQLARLAKAGVPGADPAGWHGLIPVSSSDPLGGGDDLVTLTPSTLQTLIDCPLRWLAERHGGTNPRELRSTVGSVLHALIAQPAGSEAQLLAELDRVWEHLPFEAQWYSANELARHRAMIRAFVEWRTQTRSELTEMGVEVDVDGVLGTARDGGGEVRLRGRVDRLERDGAGRPVIVDIKTGKTPVSKDDAQRHAQLAMYQLAVSEGMIAAGPAGTEPGGARLVYLGKPGTGGATEREQDPLTPAARDEWRNLVRQAAAATAGPNFVARRNDGCGHCPIRPCCPAQAGRSAL from the coding sequence ATGTCATTCACGTGGGGTGCGGAAGCGCAGGCTGTTCTGGCACCGGGCCGGCGCGGCCTGGTGCGCGTTCTGGGTGGGCCCGGGACGGGTAAGAGCAGTCTGCTGGTCGACGCCGCGGTCACCCACATCGCCGCCGGTGTCGATCCGGGATCGGTGTTGCTGCTCACCGGTTCCGGCCGCATCGGAATGCGGGCGCGCAGCACGCTGACGACGGCGTTGCTGGGGTCACGCGGGGCGTCGCGTGCCGCGGTCCGCGAACCGCTGGTGCGCACCGTGCACAGCTATGCCTACGCCGTCTTGCGGCGAGCCGCCGAGCGTGCCGGCGACGCGCCCCCGCGCCTGGTCACCAGCGCCGAGCAAGACGCCATCATTCGGGAACTGCTGGCCGGCGACCTCGAAGACGGACCGGCGGCCACGACCACCTGGCCAGCGCATCTGAGGCCGGCGCTGAGCACCGCCGGCTTCGCCACCGAGCTGCGAAATCTGTTGGCGCGCTGCTCCGAACGCGGGGTTGACCCGCACGAGCTGGAGCGGCTGGGCCGCCGGCGCGGGCGCCCCGAGTGGACCGCCGCCGGCCAGTTTGCCCGACAGTACGAGCAGGTGATGTTGTTGCGGGCGGCAGTCGGGATGGCGGCGCCGCAGGCGACGACGCCGGCGCTGGGCGCCGCCGAACTCGTCGGTGCCGCGTTGGAGGCGTTCGCGGTTGATCCCGAGTTGCTGGCCGCCGAACGTGCACGGATCCGGCTCCTGCTGATCGACGACGCCCAGCAGCTCGACCCGCAGGCGGCGCGTTTGGTGCGGGTGTTGGCGGCGGGCAGCGGGCTGGCCCTTGTCGCCGGGGACCCGAACCAGGCGGTGTTCGGCTTTCGGGGCGGCGAACTAGCCGGCCTGCTAGCCGACGACACGCCCGCGGTGACGCTGACGGTGTCGCGTCGCTGCGCACCCGCGGTGGCGCGGGCCGTCAGCGGCATCGCGCGCCGGTTGCCCGGCAGCAGCGACGGCAGGCAGATCGAGGGCACGGGGGCCGAGGAGGGATGCGTTACGGTGCGCCTGGCCGCGTCGGCGCACGCCGAGGCGGCGATGATCGCCGATGCGCTGCGGCGCGCGCACCTGATCGACGGGGTGCCATGGTCGCGGATGGCGGTGATCGTCAGATCGGTGCCGCGAGCTGCCACCCGATTGCCGCGCGCTTTGGCTGCCGCTGGAGTGCCGGTGGCCGTGCCGCCAACCAGCGGGCCGCTGTCTGATGAGCCCGCGGCGCAGGCGCTGCTCACGGTCCTCGCGGCGACCGCCAACGGCCTGGGCGCCGAACAGGCGCTCGCCTTGCTGACCGGTCCCATCGGTCGCGTCGACCCGATCGCACTTCGCCGGCTGCGCCGGTCGTTGCAGCGCGCCCGGACTGACTGTGTCCCAGGCAAATTCGGCGAGCTGTTGGCCGACGCTCTGACCGGCGACGCGCCGTTGTCCGGGGCGCAGTTTCGCCCGGTGCGGCGGGTGCGCGCCGTGCTGGACGCCGCCGCTCGCTGCCACCGCGACGGAATGGATCCGCGCTTCACACTGTGGGCGGCTTGGCACCGGTCCGGTCTGCAGCGCCGCTGGCTGGCAGCCTGCGAACGCGGCGGCCCGGCGAGCGCCCGCGCCGTCCGCGACCTCGAGGCGGTGACAGCCTTGTTCGACATCACCGATCGCTACGTGTCCCGCACGTCCGGTGCATCGCTGCGCGGACTCATCGAGCACGTCGCGACCCTACAGCTGCCGAGGGTCAGCCCAGAGCCGGTGTGTGCGGCCGAGCAGGTCCCGGTGCTGAGCGCGCACGCGGCTCTGGGACACGAATGGGAGGTGGTGGTCATCGCCGGCCTGCAGGACGGGTTGTGGCCCAACACGGTTCCGCGTGGCGGTGTGCTGCGCACCCAGCGGCTGCTCGATGAACTCGACGGCATCACCGGGGAGGCATCGCTGCGAGCGCCGCTGGTGGCCGAGGAGCGTCGGCTGCTGGTGGCGGCGATGGGCCGCGCGCGGCGCCGGTTGTTGGTGACCGCCATTGATAGCGACGCCGGCAGCAACGTGGAAGCCGCGCTGCCGTCGGCGTTTTTCTACGAGGTAGCTCAGTGGGCCAGCGGCGAGGGTGATTCGGTTGCGGCGCAGCCAATCTCGGCACCGCGAGTGTTGTCGGCCGCCGAAGTGGTGGGCCGGCTACGCGGTGTGGTGTGCGCGCCCGACGGCGCGGTGGATGACGCCGCTCGCCGTGGTGCGGCAACGCAATTGGCCCGCTTGGCCAAAGCCGGTGTGCCGGGCGCCGATCCCGCGGGATGGCATGGCCTGATACCGGTCAGCAGCAGCGACCCGCTCGGCGGTGGCGACGACCTCGTCACCTTGACGCCGTCGACCCTGCAGACGCTCATCGACTGCCCGCTGCGCTGGCTCGCCGAGCGGCATGGCGGGACCAACCCGCGCGAGTTGCGGTCCACAGTTGGGTCGGTGTTGCACGCGCTGATCGCCCAGCCGGCCGGAAGTGAAGCGCAACTGCTGGCCGAGCTGGACCGGGTGTGGGAGCACCTGCCGTTCGAGGCGCAGTGGTATTCGGCCAATGAGCTTGCCCGCCACCGCGCCATGATTCGGGCGTTTGTCGAGTGGCGGACACAGACCCGGTCCGAGCTGACCGAGATGGGCGTGGAGGTCGATGTCGACGGAGTCCTGGGGACAGCACGCGACGGCGGGGGAGAAGTCCGGCTGCGCGGCCGAGTCGACCGCCTCGAACGCGATGGCGCCGGGCGGCCGGTGATCGTCGACATCAAGACGGGCAAGACACCCGTCAGCAAGGATGACGCTCAACGACATGCACAGCTTGCGATGTATCAGCTGGCGGTGTCCGAAGGCATGATCGCGGCGGGCCCCGCCGGTACGGAGCCCGGCGGTGCCCGGCTGGTCTACCTGGGCAAGCCCGGGACCGGCGGCGCCACCGAGCGGGAGCAGGATCCACTTACGCCGGCCGCCCGCGACGAATGGCGCAACCTTGTTCGGCAGGCCGCCGCCGCGACGGCCGGGCCGAATTTCGTCGCGCGACGCAACGATGGTTGCGGGCATTGTCCGATACGGCCGTGCTGTCCAGCCCAAGCCGGCAGGTCAGCGTTGTGA
- a CDS encoding MGMT family protein — translation MAPVTDEQIERVRTLVASIPPGRVATYGDIAAVAGLSSPRIVGWIMRTDSLDLPWHRVITASGRPARHLRTRQLDLLRAEGVLSVDGRVALNEVRHEFPSS, via the coding sequence GTGGCTCCGGTAACCGACGAGCAGATCGAGCGGGTCCGTACGCTCGTCGCGTCCATCCCGCCCGGCAGAGTTGCCACCTACGGCGACATCGCCGCCGTCGCAGGACTTTCCAGTCCGCGCATCGTCGGCTGGATCATGCGGACCGACTCTTTGGACCTGCCCTGGCACCGGGTGATCACCGCGTCCGGGCGCCCGGCCCGGCACCTGAGGACCCGACAGCTGGACCTGTTGCGCGCGGAAGGAGTTCTCAGCGTCGACGGCAGGGTCGCGCTGAACGAGGTCCGCCACGAGTTCCCGTCCAGCTGA